One region of Phycisphaerae bacterium genomic DNA includes:
- the nhaR gene encoding transcriptional activator NhaR, which translates to MDWLNYHHLFYFWTVVREGSIAAACRRLLLSPATISAQLRELENALGEKLFKRVGRNLAPTEFGRLAARYADEIFGLGQEFMDVAKGRTLETSLRFRLGVDDVLPKLVIARVLEAAFRLPQAIRLVCVEGTQAQLLPQLAVHDLDLVLTDAPPDPSIKVRTFHHLLGESGITICAAPALARNLRRNFPVSLDGAPALMPTPNTSLRRAMDEWFESAGVRPRIIAEFEDQALLNACGHRGAGFFAVPDAVADEITTGEGVQAVGRMGKTRERLYAISVERRVKHPAAVALVENAGAVLRGAHARRKSGKASRGGRR; encoded by the coding sequence ATGGATTGGTTGAACTACCATCATCTGTTCTACTTCTGGACCGTGGTGCGCGAGGGCAGCATCGCGGCGGCTTGTCGTAGGCTGCTGCTGTCGCCGGCGACGATCTCGGCGCAGTTGCGAGAACTGGAAAACGCGCTGGGGGAGAAGCTTTTCAAGCGCGTCGGGCGCAACCTCGCTCCCACCGAGTTCGGCCGGCTGGCGGCCCGCTACGCGGACGAGATCTTTGGCCTCGGGCAGGAGTTCATGGACGTGGCCAAGGGCCGCACGCTGGAAACATCGCTTCGCTTCCGGCTCGGGGTAGATGACGTGCTGCCCAAGCTCGTCATCGCGCGGGTGCTGGAGGCCGCGTTCCGCCTACCCCAGGCCATTCGGCTGGTCTGCGTGGAGGGCACGCAGGCCCAGTTGCTGCCCCAACTTGCGGTTCACGACCTAGACTTGGTACTTACCGACGCTCCGCCAGATCCGTCGATCAAGGTACGCACCTTCCACCACCTGCTGGGCGAATCCGGCATCACGATCTGCGCTGCACCTGCGCTCGCACGGAATCTGCGGCGCAACTTCCCCGTGTCCCTGGACGGCGCGCCGGCGCTCATGCCGACCCCAAATACGTCCCTGCGCCGGGCCATGGACGAGTGGTTCGAGTCCGCCGGCGTGCGTCCACGGATCATCGCCGAATTCGAGGACCAGGCGCTGCTGAATGCTTGCGGGCACCGTGGCGCAGGGTTCTTTGCGGTTCCAGACGCCGTCGCGGACGAGATTACGACCGGTGAAGGCGTTCAAGCGGTCGGTCGCATGGGAAAGACACGGGAGCGCCTGTACGCGATCAGTGTGGAACGCCGCGTCAAACATCCGGCGGCCGTCGCACTGGTGGAGAACGCCGGTGCGGTGCTCCGCGGGGCGCACGCGCGCCGAAAGTCCGGCAAGGCCAGCCGAGGCGGGCGGCGTTAG